Part of the Desulfovibrio sp. TomC genome is shown below.
CACGGCATCGCCGCCGTTGTTGCCCGGACCAGCCAGGAGCAGCACCCGCTTGCCGGCCACCTTGCCCACCTCGCCAAGCAGGGCGTGCATGGCCTCTCGGCTGGCGTTCTCCATGAGCGCCAGAAACGACATGCCGCACTCGGCCACACAGGCCGCATCCCACCCGGCAATTTCCGTCGGCGTCGGCAAGGGGTCAAAGTAACGATGGTCGAGGAGCATGACGATCTCCTTTATGAGAGGAAGAAAAAGAGAAGAATGCCTCCGGCGGCCGGGAGGGGGTTACCCCCTCCCGGACCCTCCCGGTCTGGGGGCTTTCGTCGGGGCAGTCAAAGCACTGCCCCGACGAAAGCCCCCAAACAGGAAATATCCGAAAAGAGAAAAAAAGGGAGATAGCGTCCATTGTTCCACTTTCATTCACCGACTTGGTAACGCACCCAGACAAAAGACTTTCCCCCAGGTGGGATTCCAAAGGGCACTGCCCTTTGGCCGCCGGAGCATTCTTCCTCTCTCTTCTCTCCTATCCTTCCAATATCACCACCGCAGCGGCGGTGGCGCGGCTGTGGGTGATGCTGAGGTGCCAGGAGGTTGCGCCCAGGGCGGCGGCCCGGGCCAGGGCCGGGCCGGAAAGCGTCAGACTGGGGCGGCCGGCGGCGTTGGAGAGGATTTCCAGGGTGTGGAAGGCGACGCCTTGGGCAAAGCCGGTGCCGAGAGCCTTGGCTGCGGCTTCCTTGGCGGCGAACAGGCCGGCGGTGCGGGCCAGGGCAATGGCCGGCAGCGCGGCCCGCTCGGCCGGGGTGAGAATGCGGGCGGTGAACCGGTCGCCGAACTGGGCGAGCGCGGCCTCGATGCGTTCGAGTTCCACCACGTCGATGCCAAGGCCGCAGATCATGGGCGGCTCTAGTCGGGAAAGCGGCTGATGACGGCGCACATGGTGGAGACGGCCTCGACCAGGCCGGTCAGCACGGCCCGGGCAATGATGCTGTGGCCGATGGAATATTCGCTGATGCCGGAGGTTTCTTTGAAGGCATATATGTTGTTGTAGTCGAGGCCGTGCCCGAGGTTGACGCCAAGGCCGGCCTGGCGGGCCAGAGGAATGGCGGCCAGCAGCCGGTCGAGTTCGATTTTGCGGGCGGCTGGGGTGGCGGCGTCGGCAAAGGCTCCGGTGTGGAGTTCGACGAAGGCTGCGCCAACGGCAACGGCAGCTTCGATCTGGCGCGGATCAGGGTCGATAAAAAGGCTGGTCGGGATGCCGGCATCGGCCAGGGAGGCGACATAGCCGGCCAGTTCGGTCTCGCGGCCGGCCACGCCAAGGCCGCCTTCGGTGGTCAGCTCCTGGCGTTTTTCCGGGACGAGGCAGACCATATCCGGCCGACGCTTGAGGGCAATGGCGCGCATTTCTTCGGTGGCGGCCATTTCCAGATGCAGGCGGGTCTTGACCGTCTCGCGCAAGACATGGACGTCGCGGTCGCCGATGTGCCGCCGGTCTTCGCGCAGATGGACGATTATGGCCCGGGCGCCGCCGAGTTCGGCCAGGGCGGCGGCAGCCACAGGATCGGGGCTTTGGGCCAGCCGGGCCTGACGGATGGTGGCCACATGATCGACGTTGACCGCAAGCAGGGGCATGGCGCTCTCCTTAATACAGTATCTGGAAATGGTATGCGTTTTACAAGTTGGAGGCAACCGGGCAGGGCGGGCCGGGGATTATTGACAAACGTCCGACGAATCCGTAAGTGCGACTCACTTTCTTTGATGACGGGGCGCTGTCGCTTTTCTCTGGCAGTCTCCAGCCCCGTTCCCCGCC
Proteins encoded:
- a CDS encoding pyridoxine 5'-phosphate synthase is translated as MPLLAVNVDHVATIRQARLAQSPDPVAAAALAELGGARAIIVHLREDRRHIGDRDVHVLRETVKTRLHLEMAATEEMRAIALKRRPDMVCLVPEKRQELTTEGGLGVAGRETELAGYVASLADAGIPTSLFIDPDPRQIEAAVAVGAAFVELHTGAFADAATPAARKIELDRLLAAIPLARQAGLGVNLGHGLDYNNIYAFKETSGISEYSIGHSIIARAVLTGLVEAVSTMCAVISRFPD
- a CDS encoding holo-[acyl-carrier-protein] synthase is translated as MICGLGIDVVELERIEAALAQFGDRFTARILTPAERAALPAIALARTAGLFAAKEAAAKALGTGFAQGVAFHTLEILSNAAGRPSLTLSGPALARAAALGATSWHLSITHSRATAAAVVILEG